CCGGCACGCCGCGTTCCTGGGCGGGTCGGGTAGTGGCAAAACTACCGCAGCCTTGACCGTCATCGAACAGTTTTTGCTGGCCGGTATTCCAGCCGTTCTGCTTGACCGCAAGGGCGACTTGTCCCAGTACGCCGACCCGGCCGCCTGGACAATTGCGGAGTCGGACCCGGAACGGGCCGCCCGCCGGGATCAGCTCCGGGCCGCGGTCGACGTTCACCTGTACACACCCGGGGCCGACGCCGGCCGACCGCTCGCGATCCCGATCGTGCCCTCCGACCTAGGCCAACTCACGGCGGCCGACCGGGAACAAGTCGCCCAGTACGCAGCGGCTTCCCTCGGTGCGATGATGGGTTACAAGGGCAAAAACCCGGACGCGAAACTGGTCATTCTTCAGAAGGCCATTGAGGTTCTGGCCCGCGCGGCGGGGGCAACAGTCACGGTCAAGGCCGTGCAAAAACTCGTTGCCGATCGAGACGACGCGCTGACCAACGCGGTGGACGGGTTCGAGGACAAGCATTACAAGAGGCTGGCCGAAGACCTTCTGACTCTGGCCCACCAACACCGCCGACTGCTGGAAGGCGCGGACCAACTCGACGTGGATACCCTGCTCGGCCGGGGCACGGCCGCCGTCGCGGGCAAGGTCCGCCTCACGGTCATCAACACGCAGTTCCTTGGCGACCCCGTCACGACCGATTTCTGGGTATCCCAATTCCTGCTCGCGGTCGACCGCTGGCGGGCGAAGAACCCGGCCCCTGACGGCATTCTCCAGGCGGTGTTTCTCTTTGACGAAGCCGACCAGTACCTGCCGGCGACCCGCCAGCCTGCGACCAAGGGGCCGATGGAACGACTACTGAAAATGGCCAGATCAGCCGGCATTGGCATCTTCCTGGCCACCCAGAGCCCGGGAGATTTGGACTACAAGTGCCGTGATCAAGTGCTGACATGGCTCATCGGCAGGGTCAAGGAACCGGTTGCGATCAACAAATTGAAGCCGATGCTGGAAGGCGCACGCGTAGACGCGACTTCCAAACTTCCAAACCAAGAAGTCGGGCAGTTTTACCTCGTCCGGGAGTCCGATGTCACCGCGATCAAGGTCGACCGGAACCTGATCCCGACATCCCAACTTCCCGAAAACCGGGTGCTGGCAGCCGCCCAGCGCACGGCCAAAGCCGCGGCCACATGACCACACCCGCGAACCTCTTCCGCGACCTGCCCGCGCACCTCCCGGACGAGGTCGTGCAGACGCTCACGGCCGCCGGCGCGGTGCGTGTCGAGCGGATCATTTCGCTCGGCCACACCTCTCCGCCCGGTTTTTGGTACGATCAGCCGCAGCACGAATGGGTGACCCTGCTGACGGGGGCGGCGACGCTCCGGTTCGAGGACGAGGATCAGCCGGTCGACCTGCGGCCCGGCGACTTCCTCACCATCCCCGCCCGCCGCCGACACCGGGTCGAATGGACCACCCCGGACGAGCCGACGATCTGGCTGGCCGTACACTTCGGAGACTGACCGCCATGTGCCTCTTCCTCGCATTGATTCTCGCGCTCCTCGCCGCCCCACTCCCCGCCACCGAAATGAAGGTCCACCGCGACCTCGCCTACGCCGAGCCGAAGAGCGAGAAACAAGCGGTCGACGTGTACGCCCCCGTCGGGGGGAAGAATCACCCGGTCGTCGTCTGGATACACGGCGGCGGCTGGCAGTACGGCGACAAGAAGGAAGTGGACGTCAAGCCGCAAGCGTTCGTGGATAAAGGGTACGTGTTCGTCTCGGTCAACTACCGACTCTACCCCGACGTGACGGTCGGGCAGATGGCCGGCGACGTGGCCAAGGCGATCCGGTGGGTCCACGACCACGCCGGGAACTACGGCGGCGACCCCGACGCCCTCATCGTCACCGGCCACTCCGCCGGGGCACAACTCGCGGCCCTGGTCTGCACGGACGCCCGTTACCTGAAGGCCGAGAAGCTTTCCCTGTCCAACATCAAGGGCTGCATTCCGGTCGACGGCGACACCTACGACGTGCCGCTCCAGATCAAAACCGTGGAACAGCGGCGGGCCGACTCCTACCGCAAGAAGTTCGGCGACGCGGACAGCCAGACGGCGACGGCGCTCTCGCCGATCACCCACGTCGCCAAGGGGAAGCACATTCCGCCATTCCTCATCCTTCACGTCGCCGACCACCCCGAAGTGAAGGCCCAGTCGCAGCGCCTCGCCCACGCGCTGCAGGAAGCCGGCGTGCCGGCCAAGGCGTACCCCGCCGTGGGCAAGGTTCACGTGACGATCAACTCCGACCTGGGCACGCCGGACGACAAGCCGACCCGGGAAATGTTCGAGTTTATCAGCGGCGTGCTGAAGAAGTAACCAGGCCCGGCTCGTATCGGGCCGCTTCAAAGGGCTTTTACCCTGCCTCGGATGGCCGATGTTCCACTCCCTCCCAGCGCTGATCGCCGGCGTGATCATCCTCCTCGTTCCGCTCCCAACCCGAGCCGGTGAGATGCCGTGGATCGTGGTGTCGAAAGACAGGAAGGGGTTCACCCGGGAGCCGTCGGGGAAGGCGTTCGTGGCGTGGGGATTCAACTACGACCGCGACCACACAGGCAGGTTGATCGAGGACTATTGGGAAGCCGAGTGGCCGAAGGTGGAGCGGGACTTCCGAACGATGCGGACGCTGGGGGCGAACGTTGTCCGCGTCCACCTGCAAGTCGGCAAGTTCATGACCAGCCTGGACGCCCCGAACGAAAAATCCCTAGCCCGGCTGTCGAAACTCCTCGCCTTGGCGGAAGCGGAGGGTCTGTACCTCGACCTCACGGGACTCGGCTGTTACCACAAGCAGGACGTGCCGGCGTGGTACGACCAGTTGGACGAGCGGGGCCGGTGGGACGTGCAGGCCCGGTTCTGGCGGGCGGTGGCGGGCCGGTGCAAGGACAGCCCGGCGGTGTTTTGCTACGACCTGATGAACGAACCCGTCGTCCCCGGCGGTAAACGAAAAGACGGCGACTGGTTGGGGCCGGCGTTCGGCGGCAAGCACTACGTCCAGGTCATCACCCTCGACCAGAAAGACCGTCCCCGCCCGGATATCGCCCGCGCGTGGGTCCGCCACCTGACCGCCGCCATCCGCGAACAAGACAAACGGCACCTGGTCACGGTCGGCCTGGTGGATTGGAGCCTCGACCGACCCGGCCTGACGTCGGGCTTCGTGCCGGCGAAACTGATCGACGACCTCGATTTCGTCTGCGTCCACCTGTACCCGGAAAAGGGGAAAGTGGGCGAGGCGTTGAAGACACTCGAAGGGTTCTCCCTCGGCAAGCCCGTGGTGATCGAAGAGACGTTCCCGCTCAAGTGTTCGATGACCGAGTTCGCCGAATTTGTCGAAGGTTCAAAAAAGTTCGCCAGCGGCTGGATCGGCTTCTATTGGGGAAAACCGCCCGAGGAACTTCGGCGGTCCAAAGATTTCGGCGATGCGCTGGTGTTCGCGTGGCTGGAGTTTTTCCAAAAGCAGTCCGGAGCGATCAAGAATTAATCACCCCCATTCTCCTCCGGCAAAGACAACCTTGGCCTTCAATAGCCCGACCGAGCATGCGATTCACTTTTTTCGAATTGTCACGAGGGCTTTCGTACCGGACCCGAGTCTAATTTGTCGACAAGCCGAGCACCTGTAATCGTTTACGACAGATCGCCTCTTGATTTTGAGTCATGTCAGGGTTTTCCACATTTTTCGTGACAGGCCCCAGCGTTATCTGAGTAGGACGCCAAAATCCTACCCGTCGTACCTTCAGTGGCCGTGGGGCCACGGGCGTTACGATCACACATAATTGCTGAGGAGAAACCGGTGGATTCGCCCGAAGCCTCGACGCTTCCCGCACTATTGGAATACCTCCCCGAAGCCGTGATCGCGTTCGACACCCGCGATCAGATCGTGGCGTGGAACCGGGCGGCGGAAGCCTTGTACCGCATCCCGGCTACCGACGCGCTCGGGCAGTCGGTCCTGTTGTTCGTACCGCACAAGGGGTTGAGACAATTCACCCGGGCGTCCGAGGCGGTCCGGCGGTCCGGCTCCTGGTCCGGCGAACTCCTGGCTACTACTGCCGCGGGCGATTCGACGTTTACCGTCGAGGCCCGGTGGGCCGTGGCGGGGCCAGCCGGCATCGTGGTCGCGGTCCACACGGACGCGACCGAGCAGCGCCGGCTCGCCGACCTTGCCCGGCGGGCCGACCGGTGGGCGGCCGTCCGCCGGGTCTGCGCGGCGACGATCGACAGCCTGGTCGCCGCGCCCGCGGACGAGGCGGTGGCGGGCGTGCGGGAGAACCTGCACAGGTTCGTCACCGGGGCGGACCCGGAGACGCGGGCCGGCATCTACCGCGGGACCGGCGACTGGGTGCTCGTCGGGACGGACGAGCCGGTCGTCCGGGAACTCATCCGGGCGGTCCTCGACGCCGCGGGGTACAACGTGATCGCGGTCGCCGACCGGTTCGCCGCGGCCCGCGCCATCGCCGACCACCGGGACCAGTTCCGGGCGGCCGTCCTCGGGTTCGGGGACGACACCGTCGCCGCCGCCCGCGAGATCCACCGCATTCTCCCGCTCCTGCCGGTGGTTGCCCCCGGGGTCGACCCGGTGGAGCTGGATTCGCACCTCGGCCCGCTGGCGACGGCCCTGGCGTGCCCGTTCGACCCCCTGGAGCTGATCCGGGCGGTCGCCGAGGCCGTGGCGGTGGCCCGGTTGGTGGAAGCCGAGTGGGAAGCCGTCTGACGGCGCTCGCGGGGCCGCACCGCTGGTTCCCGGCGCGGGCGGCGCCTAAAGTATTCGGGAGGCCCGCGCGCCCGGCGCGGGCTCCCGATACACCCACGCGAGGAGAACGAACGAATGGCGGTCCACGTTCAAAAGGAAGCGCCGGATTTCACGGCCACTGCCGTGGTGAACGAAGAATTCAAGACGATCAAGCTCTCCGACTACCGCGGGAAGTACGTCGTCTTCTTTTTCTACCCGCTCGACTTCACGTTCGTCTGCCCGACCGAGATCATCGCTTTCAGCGACCGCGTTGAAGAATTCCACAAGCGCGGTGCGGAAGTGATCGGGGTCTCGGTCGACAGCGAGTTCAGCCACCTCGCGTGGATCAAGACCCCGCGGGCCGACGGCGGGCTCGGCAAGCTGAAGTACCCGCTCGTCGCCGACCTGACCAAGAAGATCAGCACCGATTACGGCGTCCTGCTCGAAGGCGGCGTCGCCCTCCGCGGGCTGTTCCTGATCGACACCAAGGGCGTCGTCCGGCACGTCACGATCAACGACCTGCCGCTCGGCCGGAGCGTTGACGAGGCGATCCGCGTGCTCGACGCGCTGCAGCACTTCGAGAAGCACGGCGAGGTCTGCCCGGCCGACTGGAAGCCGGGCGCGCTGACCATCAAGCCGGGCGTCAAGGAGTCGAAGGAATACTTCCAGAAGGCCGGGAAGTAGTTACCGAGAAGCGGCCGTGTGCCTGTTCTTTCGCGAGAACAGGCACACGGCCGCCGATGGATAAGGCTCGAAACCCTCGCACCGCGGACAGGGCAAGACCGACCCACGGTTCCCGCTCCTCTTCAATGCTCTGCCTGAAATCTTTACCCATAGTCGTGGATGTCGGAATTCCATCAGAAAAATGGTTGCAGATGTTACAACCAGACCGTACCATGCTGGAGCGTGTAAAGGAATGGTCACGCCGACGGTCAGAGGAAGGATTCGCCCGACCGCCCTCTCCCCGCTCGTGCCAGTCATTTCCTTGTCACCACCGGACGTAAGACACGTCCTTCAGCCCTAGTTGGTAATCGTTTTTCACGGGGCCGTCACCCCGGGGGTCGTTCGTACCGTTTTTGCCGCAGAGGATCGCAGCAATGAACGTATCTGCCGTACTCGATATGCCAACCCCCGAAGCCACGCTCTCCGCCAGCGCGATGCCGGAACTCCGGCGGCTGATCGTGGAAGCGACCGACCACGAGGTGATCCTCAGCGGCCGCGTGTCCTCGTATTACCACAAGCAAATGGCCCAAGAAGCCGTGCGACATGTAGCCGGGCGGCGGAGAATTGTCAACCGCGTCGCCGTCCACCGCTAATATGTGACGCCGTCCCCTGTTGCGGTCAACGGGGGACGGACTACGATTCGTCGGTCCCGTCTCCGGCCGCGTCCGCCAGGCCGTATTTCCGCATGAGTTTCCGCAGCGTTGCCCGCGCGAGCCCGAGCCAGCGGGTAGCGGCGAGACGATTCCCGTCCAGTTGCCGCAACACTTCCGCCAGCAGCACCGGCTCCACGTCGTTAAGCAACCCCTGATACAAGTCGGCCGGCTCCGCCCCTCCGGTTTTGTCGACGCGGTCCCGAACCCACTCGCGCACGACCGCGGCGAGCCGGTCCCCCACCGCCGCACCGCCCGGGATTGA
The sequence above is a segment of the Fimbriiglobus ruber genome. Coding sequences within it:
- a CDS encoding peroxiredoxin produces the protein MAVHVQKEAPDFTATAVVNEEFKTIKLSDYRGKYVVFFFYPLDFTFVCPTEIIAFSDRVEEFHKRGAEVIGVSVDSEFSHLAWIKTPRADGGLGKLKYPLVADLTKKISTDYGVLLEGGVALRGLFLIDTKGVVRHVTINDLPLGRSVDEAIRVLDALQHFEKHGEVCPADWKPGALTIKPGVKESKEYFQKAGK
- a CDS encoding alpha/beta hydrolase, with amino-acid sequence MCLFLALILALLAAPLPATEMKVHRDLAYAEPKSEKQAVDVYAPVGGKNHPVVVWIHGGGWQYGDKKEVDVKPQAFVDKGYVFVSVNYRLYPDVTVGQMAGDVAKAIRWVHDHAGNYGGDPDALIVTGHSAGAQLAALVCTDARYLKAEKLSLSNIKGCIPVDGDTYDVPLQIKTVEQRRADSYRKKFGDADSQTATALSPITHVAKGKHIPPFLILHVADHPEVKAQSQRLAHALQEAGVPAKAYPAVGKVHVTINSDLGTPDDKPTREMFEFISGVLKK
- a CDS encoding BON domain-containing protein encodes the protein MNVSAVLDMPTPEATLSASAMPELRRLIVEATDHEVILSGRVSSYYHKQMAQEAVRHVAGRRRIVNRVAVHR
- a CDS encoding PAS domain-containing protein: MDSPEASTLPALLEYLPEAVIAFDTRDQIVAWNRAAEALYRIPATDALGQSVLLFVPHKGLRQFTRASEAVRRSGSWSGELLATTAAGDSTFTVEARWAVAGPAGIVVAVHTDATEQRRLADLARRADRWAAVRRVCAATIDSLVAAPADEAVAGVRENLHRFVTGADPETRAGIYRGTGDWVLVGTDEPVVRELIRAVLDAAGYNVIAVADRFAAARAIADHRDQFRAAVLGFGDDTVAAAREIHRILPLLPVVAPGVDPVELDSHLGPLATALACPFDPLELIRAVAEAVAVARLVEAEWEAV
- a CDS encoding cupin domain-containing protein; this encodes MTTPANLFRDLPAHLPDEVVQTLTAAGAVRVERIISLGHTSPPGFWYDQPQHEWVTLLTGAATLRFEDEDQPVDLRPGDFLTIPARRRHRVEWTTPDEPTIWLAVHFGD
- a CDS encoding cellulase family glycosylhydrolase, which encodes MFHSLPALIAGVIILLVPLPTRAGEMPWIVVSKDRKGFTREPSGKAFVAWGFNYDRDHTGRLIEDYWEAEWPKVERDFRTMRTLGANVVRVHLQVGKFMTSLDAPNEKSLARLSKLLALAEAEGLYLDLTGLGCYHKQDVPAWYDQLDERGRWDVQARFWRAVAGRCKDSPAVFCYDLMNEPVVPGGKRKDGDWLGPAFGGKHYVQVITLDQKDRPRPDIARAWVRHLTAAIREQDKRHLVTVGLVDWSLDRPGLTSGFVPAKLIDDLDFVCVHLYPEKGKVGEALKTLEGFSLGKPVVIEETFPLKCSMTEFAEFVEGSKKFASGWIGFYWGKPPEELRRSKDFGDALVFAWLEFFQKQSGAIKN